In the genome of Pogona vitticeps strain Pit_001003342236 chromosome 13, PviZW2.1, whole genome shotgun sequence, the window AGAAAAGGATGTCCCAGTTTATGACATTTTTTGTGCTTCTAGGAAGCTTCTTTTTTCACTGTAGCAAATTCATTGGGGTTCTGGAGGGAAGGGCAGAAAATATAAGGGGGAATCACAGATGATCTATAATTCTTGAGTTTCCAACTCCCCAGTTTAGTATGTCTGTATGCTGCCATTTAATATAACACTTTTGGACTCATAGATTAAACTAAATTAATAAATTTCTAGAAGTACTGGAATggtcaaataaattaaaatttaaataaattaaaatttaacaagtttaaatgaaaacatatttctttaaTGGTGAAAGGATGAACAAGTTGGCATCAGCTGAGAGATAGATCCAGCTAACATCCTTTGGGAAAGAGTTCCTTTAGGTACCATGAGAACATGCCTAGGAGGAGAGTTCCATAATTTGGATTCTGTTACTAAAAATCAATAGCCTCCTATTGAGGCACATGGAGAAGAGCCTCTGGAGATGATCTTAACTAATGGTCACTTGTATATTGGGAAACAAAATCCTGTCAATACCCCCAAACCTGTGCATTTTAAGTCAGTACCAATACTTTGTATTAGGTCATGAAAATCGTGAGGATCTTTTATCACCAGAGGCTTATCTAGCTTTTAGTTGAAAAGAGTTCTGGATTGCAACACTCTTTGCTAGTTTATGTATCTGACATTTTGCAAAGCCAGCAACAGTTATTTACATTATCTAGCTTATTTTTAGTACATGGATAATTTTGGCTAAAGTAATAAAGCGAAAGTACTTTCTGCCTTCAATATTTTGTAGAATAACTGTTTTGAGATGAATATCAAAATCCAAGAAACTATCATTTAAATAGTTAAAACAATAGTAATACAGATAGAGGCAGTGGTATACCATTTTATTAGTTCATTGATCTGATATAATCTGTTTTTGATTAACAGGAAACCTACAAAtcataaatagttttaaaaaatactaatctttattttcagaaattaacaCAGTAAATAATGACACTCTTGTGCTGATTTTCTGTACACACAAAGCTGTATACAGTATTCTTTAACAACGTAGAGAACTTTTAAATTGTGATACATTTGTATCTTaggaaataatttaataaaaattttatatgttatttttaCATCAGTAGACTGCTCCTGTCTGCATATATACAGTAATATTCATTGCAATGCTAACCAGTTTGGCTCATATTTACAAAGTAGTTGAAACCTTCAGGTATTCAAAGGAAAGGCCATGCATTTTGACAAGCATAAGTTTTGAGAACAGATTTCATCTGTCATCCCTTCAAATTCTTGTTCTTCAGGCTTGATATTTTTTGTAGGactcattttttttttagtgatgcAAATGTTGTAAAACATTGTCTTTTTATAAATTTACTTTAATATTTATTGGAAAAACATACCAGACCCagagtttttaatattgtgtatgACAGTAAGAATTCTTCTCTACATTTTAGATGAAAAAGTAACATAGGGTGAATTTATGGTATGTTATTTGGGAAACACCTAAAAATTCCTTCAGACACCCCCTCACCTTCACATCCTTATGAAAATAAGTCTACTGTATTTAAATAGAACAACATAGAAGTGAGAATTTACCACATACCAAATGAATAAGATTGCTGAAGACATATGCAAACATTTTGAACTTGTGGCTCAATGCATAGGATGTGGTTTTGATATAAGTTACTAGCAGCTATAGTTTTGAGGACACTTACCAGACAGTAAACCCTGCTGAGCTCAGTGGGTTAACTTTCGAATAATTACAATGCATTATTCTGAGAGAAAATAGACAGTGAGAGAGGCAAACCAGGACAGCATAATACATTACAGAAGGGAAACTGTTGATAAGATTCTTTCTTCTCCAAACGTTAAGAAGCTTTATGAAACTCTAAAAGATACTCTAGTGCCAGTTTGCTTTTACCTTCTTAGTTTACCTGTGTTTTGAGAAAACAGCTGACTGTGTTCATAGATTAGAAATGTTGGGTTAAATATTTTCCTGTTGAAAGAAGAAATTTTGACCTGATGCAGAAAGATAAGACAAGGAGTATTTCATTACTAATAGTTTTGCGGCATGCAGTTTCAGTGCCGAAAAACAGAAAAGGCCATTGTGATTCACATAATGTCTATGTAGGACTGAAATACCATTTAGATAATACAAACCAGGATATCAGTCTCTCAGGTTAACACAACTgaagttttgttcttttaaagtatttgtacagCTCCTAGTATTTGTactgaaattctctctctctctctctctctctctctctctctctctcttatgatGAAGGCAATGGATCCTTGAATTATTTGTTCATCATTTTTGTGGTAAATGTAGCATTTTCTATTACGTTTCTGCCATAACTGTCTTCTCATAGAAGTGTATAGTTCAGTACCAGCGTTGGACCGAGTACCCAATTCCAACCTAGattgtgggtggtggttgtaAGCCCAGGGTCTCTTTTCATTATTAGAAGTAGATCCTTCAtctgaagagcaggagaaagaaaatccAGATTTTCTGGAAAGGTGGATGGCTATTGATTATCGATATCCCCCTTTCATTTGTTTACCTTTCTCTCAACTTAGTCCAGCTCTTAAGTGTCCCTTGACTATCTTAGCATAGGTTTTCTGAGGGTGATTGTGGGAATAAAAAGGGTGTTTGTGTGCATGGAACACCATATATGGCCCTTTGGACCCTGGCCTTGACTTcatctttataataataattataattacatgTTGTcgagttgattctgatttatgacagcccttttcagggttttctagatataaaatactcagaaataatccactatttctttcttctgggggtgccctgggactgtgcagcatgtccaaggctacacaagctggcacttctcctgggacacacagtggggaattgaactcatcctttggccctgcagccagacacccactctctgagctatctagccagcttgtTGACTTGTATCTTATGGAAAGACTAGTAATATATACAAAGGAAGAAAACCAGGTCTGTATTAATACAACATCCCTAAGGCTTGAATGATCAGAATTCAGCTCCTAGTGCATTTCCTAGGTTGCATATTCTCATCAAACTGTGGTGCAAACTTGTAAGGAACTATGAATGAGGTTTGTCTTGTCTGTCTCCTCTGTAGATCAGTAAGGAGACTGAGAACGTCCAGTTTTGGAACTTTCAGCTTTTCTGATGTTCAGTTACAGAGGTAATATCTTGAACATAACAATCAGAAAcataataattaaacaaattattCAATTATTAAAATAATGCACTATGTCTGTATGAATATTTGTGGACCATATGGCAAGGTAGACATTAGACATGCCATGTGGATTGTGTGGAGTCCATGTTCCAGAATTCAGCCTGGGGGATTCTTGAAGAATTGTGGGAGTTTCATCCCACAGACCTACACCTACAGAAACACCagtatttcactcacctggagaaaggcatACCTTGAAGACTCTGTGACCTAGCTCCATCCTAGCTGCCCCAGAGTGACACTGGAGTCTTAGAGGTCCCTGGGGTGTGCAGTCTCACTACCTATTGGAATGTATAGAGGGTGTCTCCCAAATAACTGCACTTGCCAGGGAGCCTGAGGACTGCCATGTAGTattggggcagcttccttttttaacagAAAGCTAGGCCAGGAAGGCTTTGAACTAAGCCCTTCTCCAAGTAAGCAAAACATAGGTGTATCGTTAGCAATGTTTATATGTGAGAAGTCACAGAATTCTATCTAAGGAagtcttggagaattctggagattggagtccaaaaaatccgGATGGCACATCCCTAACAGTCATGGTTTAACTCTGTGTGATAGTTTTCACTTTAAAGTTATCAACACTGTCCTTCATTTTACTTgataaagtgattttttttcttctttttttaaaagtagatatgaaatgttatttttcccTGGAGCAAAGTAAAGAGAATAGGTAAATGCTTTGGGGCTTCACTGTTAAACACATTTGGGATTCATTGTTAATTGGAGAAAATATGACTGCATTAAAACAAAGATAAATCTGTGCATAGTATTTAGAATTGCAGATAATGGTTTCTTTTGTGTAAGAATATTGAAAAATTAGGGAGAAAGTATTATGATGTACTAAAGTAATGTTATTGTTGATACTTCATTATTTAGAGTGTTGCGTTGCTTGGCAAGTAGTGGAGATAGTTTTAATTGCAAAGATGTGATCTtaaccataaaataaaaatatttaaaaaatttaaaatcattatttttaatatgaaacATAAAAATACTTCTTTTTAGCTCTACAAAGTTACAAAGTGCTAGGTGTTTAGCTAGCCCTCTAGTGGTTCTTTGTAGTCAGATTACTAGAGCAAAGCTTACACTGTGTGATTGAATCAGTGCACTGAAAATGTCAGAAATCAAAGGTTTATAATTGACAGACAGATTCTCAGCAGAGTTTCCCGAACATCTTTACTTCCTATGAAGgttaaatctgtcttcctttcaGAATCATTGCTAGGTAGTTCTTCGTGAGCATGTCTTGAGAAATAAACTTTACAAGCAGCATGCAATTTTACCTACGTTATGACTTGCTGAACAACTGTGCGTTCATGAGAACATCCTTGATTTCCACAGTGCAGTTTTTTAAGCAGCCTTCGCAATTTGTTTGGAAAGTTTTTGTTGATATATCGGTAAAGTAGAGGCATGACAAAACTGCTGGAAAAAGCCAAGAATTTTGACAGACCCTTAGTAAAATGTAATACTCGGGTGTAATTTTCAtccatgacttttccttgcatgctCGTTAGTGTGTTTACGAGAAGAGTTATGTAATATGGGGTCCATAATGTGAATTGTGTACAAACTGTCGCAATCAAAAGTCTGTGCACTGATGGATCAAGTCTTCCAGTGTCTTGGTCCAGTGGTGTTGCCTCCTTGCGTATTCGCAGAATCAACACAAGTGCATATACCACGGCAACAGCAGGTACAATGTATCCAATAAAAACCATAATGGCATCAGCTGCTTCTTTGTTCTGCATTTTGGAGCATTCAATTATTTTAGTGGATACGTGATTGCAGACATAGAATAGAAGAGATGAAAAACTAGTTAGCATAGCTCCTCCCCATATAAATCCACACACGTGCTTTGTGTTGTATACACTAGACATATAAGTTCTTGGTAAAGCACGTTCAATGTAGTAGTCCAAACTGAGCAGCGTAGTGGAGTACATGATCACCAAAGATGACACATTGAATAAGATCAGCAAGGTAATATAGACTTCATTGTTGAAACTCCAGATGGCCCATTTTGTATTGGCAGGTCCCAAAAGGTACATTGGTGCAATGGTATTGATGATGAGGCCAGCAATTGCGATGTTGACAAAGTATACATCAGGCATGGTCATAGTAGCTTTGTTGTATAGGTTAACTAGGACCAGAAGAGTATTGTAGCAAAGGCCAATAGGGAAGCAGATGATGAGGTAGAGCAATGAAAAAATGGAAAGTACAAGATGAAAATCATGGCAGAGATGCTGGCCCTCTATGTTTTTGGTATCATTGAAAGCTTCACAGCTCCACATAGTGACCTTGATAGCCGTATCTTTTCTGCTGGTTTACCAGCTTTTTCTaaatggaagaaaaggaaagaagttaAGTATGtttatttgggaggagggggtcatctttctgtctctctctccccctctctctttgaaCCACACATATAAAGCACTATAGagatacattttaaatttgaagagGGCggaatttaaaaaaagtctctAGTCAATTTCACACTGCTGTTCAGGTCCAAAGAAATCTAAATATATACCTGACAAATCGGATGTGCTTCCATGGTGGTTGTTCATTTCTTAGTTTTGCTGTGCTTCTGATCCAATTTTTAACAGGGCTTCTTAATTATTTCTGTTGTTGGGATAAGCATTACTTTTTCAGTTTACCTTAATTGTCACTCATTCTGATCTCAGATGCCACAAATGGCAACTAACTCTTATTCACCTGTGGCCTGGTTTTCGGTAAAgcttcattttttctcttttggggTCTCCAGAtcctgtcccctctttcatcttTTCCCTGACTCTTCTCCTGCTTCTTGACAACAGACCTCAGTAGTGTTCCATAAGATATAGTTACCTACATTTTTTCAGAATGAAATTAAGATGGAGAGTGTCAAAGgtttttcaaaaatctttttttgGCTGACCTTCTGTAAGACACATAAGGGCTTTATATTCTGTGAAAAAATATTCAACTACATAAAAGGTCGGTAATACCAGTTTCTGTAGCTGAGTATTTCCATGCCACCCTTTTCCTATAATTTGCTCAATGCCTCCCAGTCCTTTACATTGTAAACTTCCTTTCTGTTTTACACTCTGCTTTCTAAATTGGATGTGGTCATTCTCTTCACTGGTACATGTGCCTAGAATATTCTCCCAAGGCACTTGgatgtgccacctttctctcttACTCCACTGCCTGAGAGCGTCGCTTTTCTTTAAAGCCTTTGTCTCTTACCAAGACACATTCAAATGAAACAAAGTAGTCCAATTGCACTTGCACATAGTATTCCCTATCTTCACCCCTAAGCGCACGTGTTGTCTGCCTGATAGTCAAATAGGAGATACAAGCTTTATAGGCAGGggtattttatttataatataaagTCAAAACCACAGTACATATGAAGCACATGATTTAATATAGACAGACTTTCTTTACTTCTTCCtaccaagaaaacaaaaacaagccagAAAGACACCCCACAACACAGACACAAAACCACAATTAGACTTAAACATTTAAGAATAGAATTGAAATGTGCtgaaacaaaaaaattgaaatgtatgACCctctgagttttgttttgtttttttaaaaaatgttttgttaataCAAAGCAGGTGGATTGCCTTGCACAGAAATAGTGAAGTATCAAAGTGAGGTGTCAGTAGCATAGTGTCAGAGGAGTTGGATTGGTGTACAGCCAGAGAACTTGGCCTTGAATCAGCATAACACTGCTTTGTTGCTTTTCAAAGCAcatgtgctttgtttttctttccaattATACACCATTCTTCTACCTCAGGAATCAAACCACCTCCAAAGCTTTTGTCAGGCGTAGAAATGACTGTTTAATTTCTGAGCACTTGCTTCCCTCTTTTCCCTGCAGGAGCACCAAATGAATGTGCTTATAATTGCTTTGATCATAGCTTAATTTAAAGGTGTGTTACTTTTGTTTATAGTAATTTCCTGTTTTATTAAACTTAAGGATTTTGCATAACTTACTTCTGGACTCTTGAACAGCTTTCATTTATCTTAAAAGTCTACAGCAGTGTGTAAGTTTACACTTCAGCTTTAAAGTTACTCTAGTAAAGTTCAATATTTTAACATAGACATCAGCAACATATAGTGTTGAtttatactgagtcagactcTTGGTCCATCTAATCCAGAAGTGTCTACTTGAAAAGCTGTTGGTTAtcagactcttttttaaaaaaaataaagtttctatGGGTTAATATTGGATCTTCAGCATGCAGAACATGCTGTGCTATTGAGCTACATCCCTTCAACCATGAACCTAGTAAACTGTCTATGGCACAGCTTACCAAACACTGCTTGGTGTGCAGCCTCtggcagagaaaagaaggctgaagagGTAAGCAGCATCCATTGATGGACGGTACTCTTTAATTGCATTTATACTATTTTGGCCACTCACATTTGCTAATTGAGATGGTATTTCAAATATTAAATCCTAGCCCAATTCCTAGACCTAATTCTTCCTTTAATGTACATTCGCTttaataagatttatttttatacatatttGTGGATTTCATAAACAT includes:
- the GPR146 gene encoding G-protein coupled receptor 146 — its product is MWSCEAFNDTKNIEGQHLCHDFHLVLSIFSLLYLIICFPIGLCYNTLLVLVNLYNKATMTMPDVYFVNIAIAGLIINTIAPMYLLGPANTKWAIWSFNNEVYITLLILFNVSSLVIMYSTTLLSLDYYIERALPRTYMSSVYNTKHVCGFIWGGAMLTSFSSLLFYVCNHVSTKIIECSKMQNKEAADAIMVFIGYIVPAVAVVYALVLILRIRKEATPLDQDTGRLDPSVHRLLIATVCTQFTLWTPYYITLLVNTLTSMQGKVMDENYTRVLHFTKGLSKFLAFSSSFVMPLLYRYINKNFPNKLRRLLKKLHCGNQGCSHERTVVQQVIT